TTTTATCCACTAAAACTTTTGGTGCATTATCAAACATTAAATGAGCTTCATCAAAAAATAGCACAAATTTGGGCTTGTCTGGATCGCCCACTTCAGGTAGTTGTTCAAAGAGTTCAGCCATAAACCAAAGAAGAAATGCGCCATACATTCGAGGTGAGTTGATTAAACGTTCAGCATTTAATACGTTAATAACACCCCGTCCATCACGAGTTTGTATCCAATCTTGTAGATCCAATGCAGGCTCACCAAAAAGATTCGTTGCCCCCTCATTTTCTAATGTGAGTAGTGAGCGTTGAATTGCTCCAACACTGGCGGCAGAAACATTGCCATATTCCATTTGAAATTGTTTAGCATTTTCAGCCACAAATTTCAGCATTGAACGGAGATCTTTTAAATCAATTAACAGTAATCCTTTATCATCTGCAACTCGAAACACAAGGTTTAGCAAACCCTCTTGGGTATCATTAAGGTTGAGTAGGCGAGCAAGAAGCATTGGGCCCATTTCTGAAATGGTTGTACGCAGTGGAATACCTGTGGTGCCGAAAACGTCCCAAAAAGAGACAGGAAAGCCCTCTAAATAGCTTTCGCCACCGAGATGAAATTGTTCAATTCGCTCTGCAATTTTTCCTTGGAAACTGCCCGCTTGTACTAAGCCTGATAAATCCCCTTTTACATCGACTAAAAAAACGGGTACGCCATCTTCGCTGAATGCCTCAGCTAGTTTGCGTAGCGTAACGGTTTTCCCCGTTCCTGTTGCCCCTGCGATTAAGCCGTGGCGGTTAGCCATTCGGGCAATGAGGGAGAGTGGTGTGCCATCGGTTGTTTGTGCAATAGTATAATTCATTCTCTTTTCCTTATCGTACGATGATGGGTTAAGTGCGTTTAGATTTTTTAAATTTTCCAGCACGAGGGCTTGATTTACCATTTTCGTGGTTGCCAACAGTAAATCCTCGTTCCCAATTTTGTTTGAAATGGTTTGGTAGCTGTGAAATATGGCAGAAATTCATTCGATTTTGCAACATTTGTGTTTTTTGCTGAGTAAATGATTTTCCAACACGATAGCCGTCTAAATACCAATCATCGCTATCTTGGCATTCAGTAGTGTTGATACGGCGAGTAGCTGTTTTATGTGATGAATTTGTATCTTTAGGTTTAGTTTCTTGTTTTTGAGCGAGATAGACATTCGGCGTGCCTTTAACTACTTTGACGGCTTGCCCTGAAGTTGAAGGGCGGAATAAATCACTGATTTGAGTAAGCTGATTGCTACATGCAGAGAGTAGTAATGTGCCAGTGGTAAGGATTAAAATACGAGAAAATTTCATTATGTTAAGTAATTATATTATTTGAATTAAATGATTAGAGAAATAAACGGTAAAATTTTGTCTAATTTCACCGCTTGTTGATCTAAAGTTTCAATTACGGGCGGCGTCTATTTCGGTTATGTTGTGGCGTGCGTAATTTATTGTTGTAACTGCTTCGTGCAGGCTTAGGTAAGGGTAGCAGAGAGCCACTGTCGTATTGGCTAACAGGAATGTGATGCCCAATATATTCTTCGATAGCAGGTAAATTCATTGCATAACGTTCGCAAGCAAAACTGATTGATGAGCCACTTTCGCCTGCTCGCCCTGTCCGTCCGATACGATGAACGTAATCTTCTCGGTCATCAGGGAGATCATAATTAAAAACGTGGGTAACATCAGCAATATGTAAACCTCGAGCCGCAACATCGGTTGCCACTAAAATATCTAAGTTGCCTTGCGTAAAGCTATCTAGCAATGTTAAACGTTTTTTCTGTGGAATATCACCCGTGAGTAAGCCAACACGGTGTCCATCAGCGGTGAGATAACGCCAAATTTCTTCACATTTGTGCTTAGTATTAGCGAAAACAATGCAACGTTCAGGCCATTCTTCTTCCATTAAAGTCAGTAATAATGCCATTTTATCTTCATTTGAAGGGTAAAATAGTTCTTCTTTAATACGATGCCCCGTGCGTTGTAATGGCTCTACTTCAACATATTCAGCATTATCCATATCTTCAAAGGCAAGCTCACGGACTCGATGTGAAAGGGTGGCAGAAAATAACATTGTCAAACGCTCGCTTGGCTTTGGCGCTTTTCGCATTAGGTAGCGAATATCTTTAATAAAACCGAGATCAAACATTCGATCAGCTTCATCTAGCACAATCACTTGGATTTTATCTAAGTTGATAATGCCTTGTTTGACATAATCAATTACCCGTCCTGTTGTACCAACCAAAATATCAACGCCTTTTTCAATTGCGGCTAATTGTTTCTCATAGCCATCTCCACCATAAGCCAGAGCAAGGTTAAATTCTGAATGAGTTAAGAAAATTTCAGCATCAGAGGCAATTTGTACAGCAAGTTCTCGAGTAGGAGCGAGAATGAGGGCTTTAGGTTGGTTCGGCTGGGTTGTGATTGGGTTGCGGTATAAATAGTTAAGGGTAGCTACTAAAAATGCCAAGGTTTTACCTGTGCCTGTTTGTGCTTGCCCCGCAATATCTTGCCCTGCGAGGGTAAATGGCAACGTTTGTGCTTGAATGGGCGTGCAAAATTCAAACCCTTTGCTATCTAAGGCAGAAAGTACTTCATCGGCAATCGGGAAGTCAGCAAAACGTTGTTCAGTAAGATGTTTAGACATCATTAACTCCTTGAGTTACAAGCGGTCGGTTTTACTTAAATTTCGCAACACTGTATTAAAACCGCTTGTTATGGATTTTAGATAAATTTTTGGCAAGATAGCATAATTATGATTATTTTAGTAGTTAAAAACACTATCGAGATATCGTAAAAATGCGTAGAATGACTAATAGTTTTCGTTATAAAAACGAGTTATATAGGAGGTTTGAAATGTTAAAACGAGAGATGAATATTGCAGAGTATGATCACGAAATATGGCAGGCAATCCAAGATGAAAATCGTCGTCAAGAAGAACATATTGAATTGATCGCTTCAGAAAACTACGCCAGCCCTCGAGTGATGGAAGCTCAAGGCTCACAATTTACCAATAAATATGCCGAAGGCTACCCAAATAAACGTTATTACGGTGGTTGTGAATATGCTGATGTTGTCGAACAATTAGCCATTGATCGTGCGAAAGAATTATTTGGAGCAGATTATGTCAATGTTCAGCCCCATTCTGGCTCACAAGCAAATGCAGCCGTCTATGGCGCATTACTAGAGCCTCACGATACTATTCTAGGAATGAGCTTGGCACACGGTGGGCATTTAACGCACGGGGCAAATGTGAATTTTTCGGGCAAAATTTACAATGCAGTGCAATATGGCATTACTGCAGAAGGCTTGTTAGATTATGAAGATATTCGCCAAAAAGCGTTAGCACACCGCCCGAAAATGATTGTCGGTGGGTTTTCTGCCTATTCACAGGTGGTGGATTGGGCAAAAATGCGTGAAATTGCTGATGAAGTCGGGGCTTATTTATTTGTAGATATGGCTCACGTTGCTGGTTTAATTGCAGCAGGGCTTTATCCTAATCCACTTCCGCACGCCCACGTTGTAACCACCACCACACATAAAACCTTAGGTGGGCCTCGTGGCGGGTTAATTCTTTCCAGTGCAAAAGATGAAGAACTCTACAAAAAATTACAAAGTGCCGTTTTCCCAGCGCATCAAGGCGGACCATTGGTTCACGTTATCGCTGCCAAAGCGGTCTGCTTTAAAGAAGCCTTAGAGCCTGAATATAAAACCTATCAAGCTCAAGTGATAAAAAACGCCAAAGCAATGGTTGAAATTTTTAAACAACGAGGCTATAAAATCGTCTCAAATGGTACAGAAAACCACCTGTTTTTAGTCGATTTAATCAGCCACCATTTAACGGGCAAAGAGGCGGATTTAGCCTTAGGTAAAGCGAATATTACCGTCAATAAAAACGCCGTACCGAATGACCCACAAAAACCATTTATCACCTCAGGTATCCGCATTGGCACACCTGCAGTTACCCGCCGAGGTTTTAAAGAGGCAGAAGTCAGCGAACTGGCTAATTGGATCTGCGATATTTTAGACAGTATTGGCAAACAAAATGAGGAAGAAGTGATTGAAGTAACAAAAGCGAAAGTATTGGATATTTGCCAACGTTTCCCAGTATATGCCTAACAAGCGGTGAGATTTGAGAAAATATTTGAAAGTTAGTTAGACTATACCTTTAATTAAAATGTAATAAACCCAGTATTCATTACTGGGTTTATTTATATCTTCTTACTCTGTATTTTCAGAATTATTTGGCAAAATCAAATTAAGCGACATTGCTAAAATTGAACCAACAGTAATGCCTGAACCAAAAGCTTCTTGGAAAAAGCTAGGCAATTTGTTTAAAATTTCAGGGCGAGTAGTAACGGCTAATCCGCAACCAATAGAGATAGCGATAATCAAGCCGTTACGTTTACTACGCTCAACTTTATCCAGCATTTGAATGCCTGCCACCACAATCATTGTGAACATCATTAACCCAGCACCACCTAAAACGGGGATAGGGATCGACACAATCAACGCCCCTAATACGGGGAAAACACCTGCTAATACTAATAAAATCCCCATTAAGGTAACGACATAACGGCTAGCTACACCAGTCAGCGAGATAACGCCAATATTCTGTGAGAAAGAGGAAAATGGAGTGGTGGACATAATAGCAGCAAAGGCAGAACCAACGCCATCACAAAGTACCCCACCCCGTAAATGTTTGCCGGTAATTTCTGTTTGCGTGGCATTACCTAATGCAAGGAAATTCCCGCTTGATTCAACAATGGTAACTAAGTAAGCAATACTCATACCGATAATGCCTGAAATTGGGAAGGATAATCCGAAATGTAATGGCTGTGGTACGGCAAAGAGTTGGGCATTACGCACGCCTTCAAAGTTTATCCAGCCTAGAGCAAGCGCAACAATATAGCCTGTGATAATGCCAATGAAAATGGCAGAGGCTGAAAAAATGCCTTTTCCCCATTGAACTAATATAACAACTACCACTAACACAAAAGTAGCCATTGCTAAATTAGCGGGTTCTGCGTAATTGGGATCGCCTTTTTGAGCACCCGCAAACCAATCGACTGCAACGGGAACAAGGCTCAAACCAATCATCATTACCACCGTACCTGTAACCACAGGTGGAAATAATTTTCGCACATAAGACATAAAGAAACTGCCAATAATCATTACAAATGACCCAACAAGCGATGCCCCCATAATGCCCGAAACTCCATATTCGCTAAACCCAATTGCTAAAGCTGCGGCAACAAAGGTAAAACTTGTTCCCATTACGCTCGGTAGACGCAGACCAACAGGGCCTAATCCCCGACACTGGATAATAGTAACAACGCCCGATACCAGCAGAGCTGCATTGACTAAGACGATAGTGTCTTCGGTTGGGAGTTTCAACACATTACCAATCACCAACGGAACGGCAATAATCCCTCCGAGTGCCGCTAAGAGATGTTGGGCAGCTAAGAGCAGGCTAAGCCCAAGAGGTGGTTTTGAATCAATCGGGTAGAGAAGTTTTTGCATTGGCATTTCCTTAGTAGTAGCTGTTAAAATTTGGCGGATTATACGGGGAACGTTCACGCAAAGCAAACGATTGCTTATTTTATTTATATTATATTTTAATTTTGTTGGATAAGTGTAAATAATATATAATATTGAAAAATTTTTAAACTTTCCCAGACCTAATAGGTAATCATTAAAATGAATCAAATAGAACAACAATTTCTCAATGAGCTTGATGCTAAATTGTGGAAATCAGCAGATAAACTTCGCTCAAATATGGATGCGGCAAATTATAAACATATTATTTTGGGCTTAATTTTTCTTAAATATGTCTCTGATGCTTTTTCTGCACGTCAAAAAATCCTTTTAGAACAATTCTCTAATCCTGAAGAACGGTATTACCTTGATCCAAGTAGTTTTGATACAGACGAAGAGTATCAGCAGGCTTTAAAAGAAGAATTAGAAGAGCGAGATTTTTATATTGAAGAAAATATCTTTTGGGTCCCTAAAGAGGCTCGTTGGGATACCTTAAAGGCTAACGCAACTATACCGGCAGGTGAAATACTTTGGCAAAATGAAGAAGGCAAAGATATCAAAATGCAAAGTGTTTCCTGGCTGATTGATAACGCTTTAGATAGCATTGAAAAAAGTAATCCTAAATTAAAAGGGATTTTATCCCGAGTGAGTCAATATCAAGTAGAAAATAACCGCTTGATTGATTTAATCGGTTTATTTTCAGAAACTTCATTTGCAAACCCAGAATATCAAGGTGAAAAACTCAATTTAAAAAGTAAAGATATTTTGGGGCATGTTTACGAATATTTCTTAGGGCAATTTGCTTTAGCAGAGGGTAAGCAAGGCGGGCAATATTACACGCCGAAAAGTATTGTAAATTTGATTATTGAAATGTTACAACCTTATAAAGGGCGGGTTTATGACCCCGCAATGGGCAGTGGTGGTTTTTTTGTCTCAAATGATAAATTTATTGAAAATCACGCCAGTGAAAAACATTATTCAAGCGAAGAACAACGCCGTAACATTTCTATTTACGGACAAGAAGCTAACCCCACTACGTGGAAATTAGCGGCGATGAATATGGTCATTCGTGGCATGGATTTTAATTTTGGCAAACAGCATGCCGATAGTTTCACCAACGATCAACACCCCGATTTACGGGCAGATTTTGTTATGGCAAATCCGCCTTTTAACCTAAAAGAATGGTGGCATAAAAGTTTAGAAAATGATGCACGCTGGAAGTACGGCACGCCGCCGGAAGGTAACGCCAACTTTGCATGGTTGCAACATATGCTTTACCACCTCGCCCCTACTGGTTCAATGGCTCTATTATTGGCAAATGGCAGTATGAGTAGTAATACCAGTGGTGAAGGTGAAATTCGTAAAAAATTAATTGAAGATGATGTGATTGAATGTATGGTTGCATTACCTGGACAACTTTTTACCAATACACAAATTCCTGCTTGTATTTGGTTTTTAGCTAAAGATAAGAAAAACGGTGTTTCATTCGATAAGAAAAAACGTAATCGTAGTGGTGAAGTATTATTTATTGACGCACGCCAATTAGGCTATATGAAAGACCGAGTATTGCGAGATTTTACTAATGAAGATGTTCATAAAATGGCGCAAACATTTCATCATTGGCAATACGGCGAAAATTATCAAAACGAAGCAGGATTTTGTTATTCCGCCTCATTGGAAGAGATAAAAAAACAAGATTATATTTTAACCCCAGGGCGATATGTTGGTGCGGTAGCTCAAGAAGATGACGGCATTCCTTTTGCAGAAAAAATGCAGGAACTGACCGCTATTTTAAAAGAACAAATGGCTGAGGGTGAACGCTTAAATGCTGAAATTAAAAAGAATTTAGCGGGGTTGGGGTATGAATAAAATTCCATTAAATGAATTGGTTACTTTACAACGTGGATTTGATTTACCAAAAGACAAACGATTAAAGGGAAATGTACCAGTAGTGGCTTCAACAGGCATTGTTGGGTATCATAATGAGGCAAAAGTAAAAGCAAATGGCGTTGTCTTAGGACGTAGTGGTTCAATTGGTGGCGGACAATATATTCAGGAAAATTTTTTCCCTTTAAATACAACATTATATGTTAAGGATTTTAAAGGGCATTATCCAAGGTTTATTTATTATTTATTTCGTAGTATTGATTTTACTCAATTTAATGTAGGAAGTGGTGTTCCAACATTGAATAGAAATCATTTATCAACTATTTTGATAAATAACATTTCTTATGAAGAAGAAGTACAAATAGCAAAAGTTTTAGGTGATTTAGACGATAAAATCCAACTCAATACCCAAATCAACCAAACTCTAGAACAAATCGCTCAAGCCATATTTAAAAGTTGGTTTATTGATTTTGACCCAGTCAAAGCAAAAATAAATGTATTGGCTAATGGCGGAACAAAAAATGATGCGGAATGTGCGGCAATGTGTGTAATTTCAGGGAAAACAGAAGCAGAGCTAACCCAATTAAAAGACAGGCAGCCTGAAAAATATCAAGAACTGGCTAAAACGGCGGCATTATTCCCAAGCGAAATGGTAGAGAGCGAGTTAGGCAAAATACCGAAGGGGTGGGAGTGTAAATCTATCTCTTCTATTTGTTCTATGCAGAATGGTTATGCGTTTAAGAGTTCTGAATGGTCAAATGATGGACTTCCTGTAATTAAAATTGGTTCTATTAAACCAATAATTATAGATATGGACGGAATTGGATATGTACATAAGAAAAATGAAAGTTTGAGGCAAGAATTTCTTGTTAAGGAAGGGGATATTCTTGTTGGTCTTACTGGTTATGTAGGAGAAGTAGGGCGAGTGCCTAAAAATATAAATGCCGTTTTAAATCAGAGAACTGCGAGATTTATCCCATTTCCTATAAATTCTCAATATCGCTATTATTGTTTTATATACTGTCTTTCTAGGTCTAATAAATTTAAGGAATATGCAATAACTCATGCAAAAGGGTCTGCGCAAGCAAATATAAGTACTAAGGAATTACTTAATTATCAATCTGTTATTTCTTGTGTTAATATTCATATTGAATTTGAAAAAGTGATTTTTTCTTTACTTGAAATGATATTAAATAATGGTGGGGAAAATAATACTTTAGGTAAAGTTAGGGATGAATTATTACCTAAAATTTTATCAGAAATAAAAAATTAATATGAGGAAAAAATGGAGTATAACTTTAATAACATTCCTATCTGGAAGTCAGACAAGCCTAAAGAAAGTTTTGTAATATTATCGGATAGCATTAATGGAAGGATTCCTGTTACTAGAATAGAGCATTGGGATCAGTTTCCTAAACTGCTAGAACATGATTTTTTCAATTCAGACGGTACAGAATTAATATTTAGAGGGCATCGGCGTTATGATTGGAATATGCAACCTACTTTAGCAAGAATAATTCCTAATGGAATTATAATTGAAGACTTAGCTAACAAGCAAATTGAATATTTCCGTAAAACAATTCGAGGAAGAATAAGTGATAGTAGTTTATTATCTATAGAACAAGATGAAGACGAGATTAATGAATTATGGTCGATTGGACAACATTATGGTTTAATGACCCCATTATTAGATTGGACTCATTCTCCTTTTGTTGCTTTATTTTTTGCATTTTCAAAACAGGATCAGGTTGATGAATCAGATAATCCTTATCGTGCAGTTTATATTTTAAATAAAAGTAAAATAGTATGTGATGAGAAGTTCTCTACGGTTAAATTATTTGAGCCTAGAAAAGATGATTATGGCAGGCTAGTTGCTCAAGCAGGGTTGTTCACAGTTTCTCCTTATCAATCGACGATTGAAAATGAACTTACGAATGCTATATTCTCTGATGATGATGAGAATCCCTATTTATCTTCTTCTGAAGATGAACAGGCTCATTTAATTGCTAAATATATTTGTAAAATATATATTAAAAATACAGAGCAGGAAAAATGTTTAAGATTTTTAAGAAAAATGAATGTTCATCATGCTAGTTTATTTCCTGATTTATTAGGAGCAGCAGAGTACAGCAATATTTTAATTAGTGAATTTGTAAAATTACAACCACGAGATAATCAAGTTAATATATATGAAGAGGAAACTAATTTTAATAAGGAGAAACAGAGTAATAAGGATACTAAATCATATAATATTCCAGATAAAAACTTAATTAATAAAATTAAAAAATTATTAGACCATAATGACAAAAATAGTACAAATATTGATTTTTTAGCTGAAAATTTAAAAGAAGTTTTAATTAAAAATATACAGATACCAGATTGGAATAGTCGAGAACCGATCATAGCAAAAATGAGAACGGAATTAAAGATACTTTTAAGAAAATATGAATATCCTGAGTCTTATTGGGATGAGACTATAAATTCATTGTTAAATATTGAATACGAGAGTTTGGATTAGTAATTTAACGGAGAAAAAATGATCAATGAAAATATGCTAGAACAAGTCGCATTAAATTGGTTTGAGGAAACAGGCTGGCAAGTTTTTCACGGTAAAGCGTTATTACCTGATGGCGATAAGTCGCAACGTGATAATCTCAATAGCGTTATTTTAGAGCCTATTTTTCATTCTCAATTTGCAAAACTTAACCCCCATCTGCCCGCTTGTTGTGCCGAAGAGGTGCTGAATAAATTAAAACAAGCAGAAAGTCGTGATTTAGTCGAAGCTAATCAAGCCTTACATAAAATGCTTGTGCAAGGTGTGCCAGTTTCCTATAAAGAAAATGACAATGAGAAATTAGAAACTGCTTTTTTGATCGATTTCAGCCAGCCTGAAAATAATGCGTTTTGGGCGGTGAATCAATTTGAAGTCAGGGGTAGTAGCTTACGCCGTCCTGATATTGTCTGTTTTATCAATGGGTTGCCGCTTGCTATTTTAGAATTAAAAAATCCAGCCGATGAAAAAACAGATATCTGGTATGCGTTTAATCAATTACAAACTTATAAAAATGATCTGTTTGAGCTATTAAAATTTAATCAAGCTTTGGTTATTTCAGATGGTGTTATCGCAAAAGTGGGGTCTTTAACGGCAGATGAAGAGCGTTTTATGCCGTGGCGAACGGTTGCCGATGAAAACGATAGACCAAAGGTAGAATGGCAATTAGAAACAATGATTCGAGGGTTCTTCCGCCCTGATTTATTGACAGATTATTTGCGATTTTTTATTTTATTTGAAAAAAATGAGAAAAACCGGTTAATTAAAAAACAGGCAGGGTATCATCAGTTTCATGCCGTAAGAGAAGCTGTCCATGCCACCATTATTGCTTCACAATTACCGCAAAATAGGCTTGATGAACCACGAGCAACCTACGGGAAAGAAGTGGTATCAGGGAGCAAAAAAGCAGGGGTGGTTTGGCATACACAAGGCAGCGGCAAAAGTATTTCAATGTGTTGCTATGCTGGAAAATTATTACAGCAGCCTGAAATGCAAAATCCGACATTGATTGTTGTTACTGACCGTAATGATTTAGACGGTCAGCTTTTTCAACAGTTTTCACAAGCTCAAGAATTATTAAAACAAACGCCTGTACAAGCAGACAGTCGAGAATCTTTGAGAGAATTATTAGCAAGCCGAGAAGCGGGCGGAATTATTTTTACCACCATTCAAAAATTTGCGTTGCAAAATAATGAGCTGAACCACCCGCTTTTAAATAATCGCCATAATATTATTGTCATTTCTGATGAGGCGCACCGTAGCCAATATGGGCTAAAAGCTAAATTAAATGAACAAGGCGAATATCAATATGGCTATGCGAAACATTTGCGTGATGCACTGAAAAATGCCACCTTTATTGGTTTTACAGGTACGCCGATTGCATTGGAAGATAAAGATACCGTAGCGGTATTTGGTGATTATGTGTCTATTTATGATATTCAAGATGCGGTTGATGATGGGGCGACTGTTCCTATTTATTATGAATCACGCCTTGCCCGTTTAAATATTAATTCAGCTGAAATTGAGGAATTGGCTGCGCAGTTTGATGAAATTGTTGAGGAAGAAGACAAAACAGAAGCAGAAAAAATTAGAAGTAAATTTACTCGATTGGA
This portion of the Vespertiliibacter pulmonis genome encodes:
- a CDS encoding helicase HerA-like C-terminal domain-containing protein — protein: MNYTIAQTTDGTPLSLIARMANRHGLIAGATGTGKTVTLRKLAEAFSEDGVPVFLVDVKGDLSGLVQAGSFQGKIAERIEQFHLGGESYLEGFPVSFWDVFGTTGIPLRTTISEMGPMLLARLLNLNDTQEGLLNLVFRVADDKGLLLIDLKDLRSMLKFVAENAKQFQMEYGNVSAASVGAIQRSLLTLENEGATNLFGEPALDLQDWIQTRDGRGVINVLNAERLINSPRMYGAFLLWFMAELFEQLPEVGDPDKPKFVLFFDEAHLMFDNAPKVLVDKIEQVVRLIRSKGVGVYFVTQNPLDLPESVLGQLGNRIQHALRAFTPKDQKAVKSAAETFRANPKINVVEAITQLGVGEALVSVLDEKGMPTPVEIAYIYPPKSQLKPISEQERLAFVKQDDLYQHYSQFVDNESAFEVLNAQTQAQAQQAEQAEENGFLTGILGSIFGTKKKSEQSVAEQMIGSVAKSVGRNLRNQVTKQIMRGILGAISKK
- a CDS encoding nucleobase:cation symporter-2 family protein; amino-acid sequence: MQKLLYPIDSKPPLGLSLLLAAQHLLAALGGIIAVPLVIGNVLKLPTEDTIVLVNAALLVSGVVTIIQCRGLGPVGLRLPSVMGTSFTFVAAALAIGFSEYGVSGIMGASLVGSFVMIIGSFFMSYVRKLFPPVVTGTVVMMIGLSLVPVAVDWFAGAQKGDPNYAEPANLAMATFVLVVVVILVQWGKGIFSASAIFIGIITGYIVALALGWINFEGVRNAQLFAVPQPLHFGLSFPISGIIGMSIAYLVTIVESSGNFLALGNATQTEITGKHLRGGVLCDGVGSAFAAIMSTTPFSSFSQNIGVISLTGVASRYVVTLMGILLVLAGVFPVLGALIVSIPIPVLGGAGLMMFTMIVVAGIQMLDKVERSKRNGLIIAISIGCGLAVTTRPEILNKLPSFFQEAFGSGITVGSILAMSLNLILPNNSENTE
- a CDS encoding FRG domain-containing protein gives rise to the protein MEYNFNNIPIWKSDKPKESFVILSDSINGRIPVTRIEHWDQFPKLLEHDFFNSDGTELIFRGHRRYDWNMQPTLARIIPNGIIIEDLANKQIEYFRKTIRGRISDSSLLSIEQDEDEINELWSIGQHYGLMTPLLDWTHSPFVALFFAFSKQDQVDESDNPYRAVYILNKSKIVCDEKFSTVKLFEPRKDDYGRLVAQAGLFTVSPYQSTIENELTNAIFSDDDENPYLSSSEDEQAHLIAKYICKIYIKNTEQEKCLRFLRKMNVHHASLFPDLLGAAEYSNILISEFVKLQPRDNQVNIYEEETNFNKEKQSNKDTKSYNIPDKNLINKIKKLLDHNDKNSTNIDFLAENLKEVLIKNIQIPDWNSREPIIAKMRTELKILLRKYEYPESYWDETINSLLNIEYESLD
- the rhlB gene encoding ATP-dependent RNA helicase RhlB, which encodes MSKHLTEQRFADFPIADEVLSALDSKGFEFCTPIQAQTLPFTLAGQDIAGQAQTGTGKTLAFLVATLNYLYRNPITTQPNQPKALILAPTRELAVQIASDAEIFLTHSEFNLALAYGGDGYEKQLAAIEKGVDILVGTTGRVIDYVKQGIINLDKIQVIVLDEADRMFDLGFIKDIRYLMRKAPKPSERLTMLFSATLSHRVRELAFEDMDNAEYVEVEPLQRTGHRIKEELFYPSNEDKMALLLTLMEEEWPERCIVFANTKHKCEEIWRYLTADGHRVGLLTGDIPQKKRLTLLDSFTQGNLDILVATDVAARGLHIADVTHVFNYDLPDDREDYVHRIGRTGRAGESGSSISFACERYAMNLPAIEEYIGHHIPVSQYDSGSLLPLPKPARSSYNNKLRTPQHNRNRRRP
- a CDS encoding restriction endonuclease subunit S; protein product: MNKIPLNELVTLQRGFDLPKDKRLKGNVPVVASTGIVGYHNEAKVKANGVVLGRSGSIGGGQYIQENFFPLNTTLYVKDFKGHYPRFIYYLFRSIDFTQFNVGSGVPTLNRNHLSTILINNISYEEEVQIAKVLGDLDDKIQLNTQINQTLEQIAQAIFKSWFIDFDPVKAKINVLANGGTKNDAECAAMCVISGKTEAELTQLKDRQPEKYQELAKTAALFPSEMVESELGKIPKGWECKSISSICSMQNGYAFKSSEWSNDGLPVIKIGSIKPIIIDMDGIGYVHKKNESLRQEFLVKEGDILVGLTGYVGEVGRVPKNINAVLNQRTARFIPFPINSQYRYYCFIYCLSRSNKFKEYAITHAKGSAQANISTKELLNYQSVISCVNIHIEFEKVIFSLLEMILNNGGENNTLGKVRDELLPKILSEIKN
- the glyA gene encoding serine hydroxymethyltransferase, producing MLKREMNIAEYDHEIWQAIQDENRRQEEHIELIASENYASPRVMEAQGSQFTNKYAEGYPNKRYYGGCEYADVVEQLAIDRAKELFGADYVNVQPHSGSQANAAVYGALLEPHDTILGMSLAHGGHLTHGANVNFSGKIYNAVQYGITAEGLLDYEDIRQKALAHRPKMIVGGFSAYSQVVDWAKMREIADEVGAYLFVDMAHVAGLIAAGLYPNPLPHAHVVTTTTHKTLGGPRGGLILSSAKDEELYKKLQSAVFPAHQGGPLVHVIAAKAVCFKEALEPEYKTYQAQVIKNAKAMVEIFKQRGYKIVSNGTENHLFLVDLISHHLTGKEADLALGKANITVNKNAVPNDPQKPFITSGIRIGTPAVTRRGFKEAEVSELANWICDILDSIGKQNEEEVIEVTKAKVLDICQRFPVYA
- a CDS encoding type I restriction-modification system subunit M, which codes for MNQIEQQFLNELDAKLWKSADKLRSNMDAANYKHIILGLIFLKYVSDAFSARQKILLEQFSNPEERYYLDPSSFDTDEEYQQALKEELEERDFYIEENIFWVPKEARWDTLKANATIPAGEILWQNEEGKDIKMQSVSWLIDNALDSIEKSNPKLKGILSRVSQYQVENNRLIDLIGLFSETSFANPEYQGEKLNLKSKDILGHVYEYFLGQFALAEGKQGGQYYTPKSIVNLIIEMLQPYKGRVYDPAMGSGGFFVSNDKFIENHASEKHYSSEEQRRNISIYGQEANPTTWKLAAMNMVIRGMDFNFGKQHADSFTNDQHPDLRADFVMANPPFNLKEWWHKSLENDARWKYGTPPEGNANFAWLQHMLYHLAPTGSMALLLANGSMSSNTSGEGEIRKKLIEDDVIECMVALPGQLFTNTQIPACIWFLAKDKKNGVSFDKKKRNRSGEVLFIDARQLGYMKDRVLRDFTNEDVHKMAQTFHHWQYGENYQNEAGFCYSASLEEIKKQDYILTPGRYVGAVAQEDDGIPFAEKMQELTAILKEQMAEGERLNAEIKKNLAGLGYE